AAGGAGACCGCTCCGTTGATCAGTTGGACAACGCTGGACGTTGCGGCCTCGCGGAGCAGTACGGTGTCGCTGGTGACCCTGGTGACCAACTCGCCGGTCTTGAAACGCTGGATCTGCTCCAACCGTGCACGGAAGAACCGGTGGATCAGCGACCGGCGGGCATCCAACACGATATGTTCCGCCAGTCGGCCGAGCAGCACGCTCTGCACGAAGCCGGCGAGGGTGCCGACGAGCAGGAGCGCCACCAGGATTGTCACCGGGCCGGCGAGACTACGGTCGGTCCCCAGCCCGTCCAGAACCCATTTCGCTGCCATCGGGGTCGCCAGTGTGACCGCGGTCGCGAACAGTCCGAGAAGAACGCCGACGAGGAGAATGCGCAGGTGTGGTCGCGCGTAGGAGACCAGCAGAGACAGTCCCGCGCGGAGGGGGACTGCGGGCGTGGGGGAGTCAGGAGTCGTCATGGTCGGCGGAGAGAGCGCACAGGCGCTCGCGTTTCTGCTCGAGTGTGTTCTGCTGCATCGTCAGATGTGCGGCCAGGGCATCGAGTTCGGCCCGGAGATCCGGGCACATCTCCAGCGACAGGCCGTGGTTACCGGTGCGGGCGCAGTCGATGTAGCGGCGGATCGGATCAGTTCCCAGGCCGGCAGCGATCATGGTCTGGATCTGCGCCACCCGGACAACATCCTGCTCTGCGTAGATCCGGTAGTCGTTGGTGTCGCGGTGCGGGACCAGCAGGCCGCGTTCCTCGTAGTGTCGCAGCGCGCGGGTGGATACCCCGGTCCGGTCCGCCAGTTCACCGATGAGCACATGTCCTCCTCGTGGATTTGACCTTCACACTAACGTGAAGCCCTATCGTTCCGTCGCATGGTAACTGGAACAACCCCACGACATGCATCGATCATCCATGGCTACGCAGCGACACCACAGGACCACTGGTTCGGCTGGTTGGCTGAACGCCTTCGCTCCGACGGCATCCCGACGGCCGTCCCCGCGCTCCCGAACTCGCTCAACCCGGATCCCGTGGACTGGACCGACGCCGTCCATGCGGCAGTAGGGAAAGTGGACGAAAACTCCGTCATCGTCGCGCACAGTCTCGGCTGCCTCACCGTGCTCCGGTACCTGCGAGCGCTGAGTGGAGCATGGCGGGTGGGGACCCTTGTACTGGTCTCCGGGTTCGTCGACACGCTCCCCGCGCTGCCGGACCTCGATGACTACATTGCGGACGGGTGCGATGTGACGGGACTGGATAGTCACGTTGACCAGATAGTCCTCCTCCGCTCCGACAACGATCCCCTCGTGCCCGCGGCACACACAGACCGGCTTGCCGAGCTTCTGGGAACACCGGCACGGATTGTCCCCGGTGCGGGCCATTTCCTGGCCTCTGACGGTGTTACCTCACTGCCTGAGGTCCTGGAGGTCATCGGACAGTGAGAGTCATGAAAGACCCCATGTACGCCCGTATGGCCGTCCTGATTCTGGCCATTTTCTGCGTCGGTACCGCTGAGCTCTCGCCCAGCGGCATGCTGGGCGAACTGTCCCGGGACATGTCCGTGACCATTCCCAC
The genomic region above belongs to Corynebacterium glyciniphilum AJ 3170 and contains:
- a CDS encoding MerR family transcriptional regulator translates to MLIGELADRTGVSTRALRHYEERGLLVPHRDTNDYRIYAEQDVVRVAQIQTMIAAGLGTDPIRRYIDCARTGNHGLSLEMCPDLRAELDALAAHLTMQQNTLEQKRERLCALSADHDDS
- a CDS encoding RBBP9/YdeN family alpha/beta hydrolase, whose product is MVTGTTPRHASIIHGYAATPQDHWFGWLAERLRSDGIPTAVPALPNSLNPDPVDWTDAVHAAVGKVDENSVIVAHSLGCLTVLRYLRALSGAWRVGTLVLVSGFVDTLPALPDLDDYIADGCDVTGLDSHVDQIVLLRSDNDPLVPAAHTDRLAELLGTPARIVPGAGHFLASDGVTSLPEVLEVIGQ